In a genomic window of Sporosarcina trichiuri:
- the trpC gene encoding indole-3-glycerol phosphate synthase TrpC encodes MTILDTILQEKEKEVAELLKQKGPVIHRTDKPRPSLLQTLRKTEHLQVIAEIKRASPSKGEIQAAVDPVHQARLYEEAGAACISVLTDSKFFSGSYDDLTAAAEAVGIPVLCKDFIIHPVQIDRAKAAGASVILLIAAALPDAELTALFEYAESLGLEVLMEVHSEQELTRALGTGARLIGVNNRDLRTFEVDLIQTEKITGAFPFDGQQVLISESGIFGPAEAERAAAAGASGILVGEALMKSPDPVQMLRTLQVQRKEDL; translated from the coding sequence ATGACAATCCTCGATACGATCCTGCAAGAGAAAGAAAAGGAAGTTGCGGAGCTGCTGAAGCAAAAGGGTCCGGTCATCCATCGCACTGACAAACCGCGGCCGTCCCTGCTGCAGACGCTGCGGAAGACGGAGCACCTGCAGGTCATTGCGGAGATCAAACGGGCCTCCCCGTCGAAAGGAGAGATCCAGGCGGCGGTGGACCCGGTGCATCAGGCAAGGCTGTACGAAGAGGCCGGTGCCGCATGCATCTCCGTCCTGACCGATTCGAAGTTCTTCAGCGGTTCCTATGACGACCTGACCGCTGCAGCAGAGGCTGTCGGAATCCCCGTCCTGTGCAAGGATTTCATCATCCATCCAGTCCAGATCGACAGGGCGAAAGCGGCAGGGGCTTCGGTGATCCTTCTGATTGCAGCAGCCTTGCCGGATGCGGAACTGACGGCTTTGTTCGAATATGCGGAATCTCTTGGACTGGAGGTGCTGATGGAAGTGCACAGTGAACAGGAGCTGACGCGTGCACTTGGCACGGGAGCCCGGCTGATCGGCGTCAACAACCGCGACCTGCGGACCTTCGAAGTCGATCTCATCCAGACTGAAAAAATAACCGGGGCATTCCCGTTCGACGGACAGCAAGTACTTATCAGCGAAAGCGGGATTTTCGGCCCGGCTGAGGCCGAACGGGCTGCGGCAGCAGGTGCATCGGGCATCCTCGTTGGTGAAGCGCTTATGAAAAGCCCTGATCCCGTACAGATGCTGCGTACGCTCCAAGTGCAGCGGAAGGAGGACCTGTGA
- a CDS encoding acyl-CoA thioesterase, whose translation MEPRKMSESRTIQTKLVLPPDANHLDTIFGGKVLAYIDEIAAITAMKHARTPVVTASIDSVDFLSSAVVGDVLELEANVSSTGRTSMEVYVMVHSANPLTNERKMTTESFLTMVAMGPDNRPTPVPGVIPESEGEKRIFETAPARRLHRRQRMEMEH comes from the coding sequence ATGGAACCACGTAAAATGAGCGAATCCAGAACGATACAGACAAAATTGGTACTTCCGCCGGATGCGAACCACCTGGACACGATATTCGGGGGAAAGGTGCTTGCCTACATCGATGAAATTGCTGCAATTACAGCGATGAAACATGCAAGGACACCTGTCGTCACCGCATCGATCGATTCTGTCGACTTCCTGTCGTCAGCAGTGGTGGGGGATGTGCTCGAGCTCGAAGCGAATGTCAGCTCGACAGGCCGGACATCGATGGAGGTGTACGTGATGGTGCACTCCGCCAATCCGCTGACGAACGAGCGGAAGATGACCACCGAATCCTTCCTGACAATGGTTGCGATGGGACCGGATAACCGTCCGACACCGGTGCCCGGTGTCATCCCTGAAAGCGAAGGGGAGAAACGGATTTTCGAAACAGCACCGGCCCGTCGGCTGCACCGGAGACAGCGGATGGAAATGGAACATTAA
- a CDS encoding phosphoribosylanthranilate isomerase — MTKVKICGLMEAAHVRAAVQAGADAIGFVFAPSSRRITPEKAAELAQEIPSAVLKVGVFVDAPAEEIRRTAEIAGLDMIQYHGSETEEDMAIVGLPAVKAISVRTGSDLSKAAGSRAMPLFDAPGLEYEGGSGRKFDWELLEGSVFAERPYILAGGLDAGNVGEAIRRLKPAMVDVSSGVEYNKRKDEQLIRAFIRRVKQTK, encoded by the coding sequence ATGACGAAAGTGAAAATCTGCGGACTGATGGAAGCGGCCCATGTCCGGGCAGCTGTGCAGGCCGGCGCAGATGCCATCGGGTTCGTATTCGCCCCGTCGAGCAGGCGGATCACGCCGGAAAAGGCGGCCGAGCTGGCACAGGAGATTCCGTCGGCGGTCCTGAAAGTCGGGGTGTTCGTCGATGCCCCGGCGGAAGAGATCCGGAGGACGGCTGAAATCGCCGGGCTCGATATGATCCAGTACCACGGCAGCGAAACGGAAGAGGATATGGCAATCGTCGGACTGCCGGCAGTGAAAGCGATCTCCGTCCGGACCGGCTCGGACCTGAGCAAGGCAGCCGGGAGCCGGGCCATGCCGCTGTTCGATGCCCCGGGACTTGAATATGAAGGCGGCAGCGGCCGGAAGTTCGACTGGGAGCTGCTGGAAGGGTCGGTCTTCGCGGAGCGTCCCTATATCCTCGCAGGCGGCCTGGACGCCGGGAACGTCGGCGAAGCGATCAGGCGATTGAAGCCTGCCATGGTCGACGTGTCAAGCGGTGTTGAATACAACAAGAGAAAAGACGAGCAGCTGATCCGGGCCTTCATCCGCCGGGTGAAGCAGACAAAGTGA
- the trpA gene encoding tryptophan synthase subunit alpha, giving the protein MTQHTLTAALQEKKSAGRPLFVPYMMAGDGGLGILHERIGYLEGIGADAVELGIPFSDPAADGEVIQEAGERALSAGVTLRRVLEELTMQAHDVPIVLMTYLNPVLAYGLSEFADACGRAGVKGLIIPDLPHEEREMAAGVLKGTDIALIPLISLTSSKERIEKIARDAEGFIYAVTVNGVTGVRSGFDGSLSGHLKSLREIARVPVLAGFGISSPGQIVKFQQLADGVIVGSAVVSAFHKGNPDTIRQLAEAGRTPIRS; this is encoded by the coding sequence ATGACACAGCATACATTGACAGCTGCACTGCAAGAGAAGAAATCAGCAGGACGCCCCTTATTCGTTCCCTATATGATGGCGGGCGACGGCGGTCTCGGTATCCTGCATGAGAGGATCGGGTATCTGGAAGGGATCGGTGCGGATGCAGTGGAGCTCGGCATCCCGTTCTCCGACCCGGCCGCAGACGGGGAAGTCATCCAGGAAGCGGGCGAACGGGCGCTGTCTGCCGGAGTGACGCTTCGCCGTGTCTTGGAGGAACTGACGATGCAGGCGCATGACGTGCCGATTGTCCTGATGACCTACTTGAATCCAGTGCTCGCATATGGTCTCTCCGAGTTTGCGGATGCCTGCGGCCGGGCTGGGGTGAAAGGGCTGATCATCCCGGATCTGCCGCATGAGGAAAGAGAAATGGCAGCGGGTGTTCTGAAAGGGACTGATATTGCGCTGATTCCGCTCATTTCCCTGACAAGTTCGAAGGAGCGGATCGAAAAGATCGCTCGTGATGCGGAAGGGTTCATCTATGCTGTGACCGTCAACGGTGTCACCGGGGTGCGCAGCGGATTTGACGGCAGCCTGTCAGGCCATCTGAAGTCATTACGGGAAATTGCCCGCGTTCCCGTGCTCGCCGGTTTCGGCATTTCATCTCCCGGGCAGATCGTTAAATTCCAACAACTTGCCGATGGCGTCATCGTCGGCAGTGCGGTGGTGAGCGCATTCCACAAAGGGAACCCGGACACCATCCGGCAATTGGCCGAAGCGGGACGGACACCGATCCGCTCCTGA
- the trpD gene encoding anthranilate phosphoribosyltransferase: MKNSTETIRANRNLTFSEMEQAAEELFREETETAEIIEFLKALAQKGETASEVAALASVMNRHAIRPDLPGTPCFDNCGTGGDGSGSFNISTASAFVLAAAGVRVAKHGNRKVSSRAGSFDVLEALGIPNDLSIAETEGMMEETGMAFLFAQAYHPKLKRIGEIRRQIGSPTVFNLVGPLANPTTLSSQYTGISRKEFVMDYAAVLSMAGRERAVVVCGAGGLDEASLAGRNTLVLADRGDLIPFSLTPEDAGLARAGLEEVKGGDAAENAGIIRSVLEGKQGPKLDIVLLNAGIGLFAQGAVPTVREGVEAARECISSGKAAQQLSDVIAYCRQVGRKAVG, translated from the coding sequence ATGAAAAACTCTACAGAAACAATCCGGGCGAACCGGAATTTGACGTTCAGCGAGATGGAGCAGGCAGCAGAGGAGCTGTTCCGGGAAGAGACGGAAACAGCCGAAATCATCGAGTTCCTGAAAGCACTGGCACAGAAAGGGGAGACCGCCTCCGAAGTTGCCGCACTTGCGTCAGTCATGAATCGTCATGCCATCCGGCCGGATCTGCCGGGAACCCCCTGCTTCGATAACTGCGGCACTGGCGGCGACGGTTCCGGGAGTTTCAATATCAGTACGGCCTCAGCGTTCGTTCTGGCAGCGGCAGGCGTCCGGGTTGCAAAACACGGCAACCGGAAAGTGTCCAGCAGGGCGGGAAGTTTCGATGTACTGGAAGCTCTCGGCATTCCGAATGATCTGAGTATCGCTGAAACCGAAGGGATGATGGAGGAAACAGGGATGGCGTTCCTGTTTGCGCAAGCCTATCATCCGAAATTGAAACGGATCGGAGAAATCCGGCGGCAGATCGGCAGTCCGACAGTCTTCAACCTGGTCGGACCGCTCGCGAACCCGACGACGTTGTCATCCCAATACACGGGCATCTCCCGGAAGGAGTTCGTCATGGATTATGCAGCAGTGCTGAGTATGGCGGGACGGGAGCGGGCAGTGGTCGTCTGTGGTGCGGGCGGACTCGATGAAGCATCGCTGGCGGGCCGCAATACGCTCGTTCTGGCAGACCGCGGAGACCTGATCCCCTTCAGCCTGACACCGGAGGATGCCGGCCTGGCACGCGCCGGTCTTGAGGAAGTGAAGGGCGGTGATGCCGCAGAGAACGCCGGTATCATCCGCTCCGTCCTCGAAGGGAAGCAAGGTCCGAAGCTGGATATCGTGCTGCTGAATGCAGGCATCGGTCTGTTCGCGCAAGGAGCGGTTCCGACGGTGAGGGAAGGTGTCGAAGCTGCGAGAGAGTGCATCTCCAGCGGGAAGGCCGCTCAGCAGCTGTCAGACGTGATCGCCTATTGCCGGCAAGTCGGAAGAAAGGCGGTGGGGTGA
- a CDS encoding phosphatase PAP2 family protein: MRVLTGRLLTALVSCLILAAVFGYVAYSIGSGGIVRFDNAVISAVQGMESPALTAFMKFFTGIGSTKTVLVICVITLGFLVYYRQKAQTLLFVVVIGGTAALNTVLKLFFQRARPDTNRLIEISGYSFPSGHTMMAASLYAILAYILWCNLRHTGRTICVAAAAFMIAMICISRIYLGVHYPSDVAGGLCASAFWVIVATSVYSGYIDRKSPAAGLPR; this comes from the coding sequence ATGCGTGTATTGACAGGCAGGTTGCTTACAGCCCTTGTCTCTTGCCTTATCCTGGCCGCTGTATTCGGCTATGTTGCCTACTCGATCGGAAGCGGAGGGATCGTACGGTTCGACAACGCGGTCATCAGTGCCGTGCAGGGCATGGAATCACCGGCGCTGACTGCTTTCATGAAATTCTTCACAGGCATCGGTTCAACGAAAACCGTGCTGGTGATCTGCGTGATTACGCTTGGCTTCCTCGTCTATTATCGTCAAAAAGCCCAGACGCTCCTGTTTGTCGTCGTGATCGGAGGGACGGCTGCGCTGAATACAGTACTGAAACTGTTCTTCCAGCGGGCGCGTCCGGACACGAACCGGCTGATTGAAATCAGCGGGTACTCGTTCCCGAGCGGACATACGATGATGGCCGCAAGTCTGTATGCAATACTTGCATATATACTATGGTGCAATCTCCGGCACACTGGACGGACCATCTGCGTGGCTGCTGCCGCCTTCATGATCGCCATGATCTGCATCAGCCGGATTTACCTTGGCGTCCACTATCCGAGTGACGTCGCAGGCGGTCTGTGCGCGAGTGCATTCTGGGTGATTGTCGCAACAAGCGTGTATTCGGGATACATCGATCGCAAATCACCGGCGGCAGGGCTCCCACGATGA
- a CDS encoding DUF4003 family protein: protein MDWKTVNAELVWTHEKVTSLAGWTVDAKVVLTTSAYYVLAQQDFDAESFLCTMDELKKRAGWLSPVRGNFLPMLASFLDTAGMPAEQAVSGLFERQQVLRKAGFKNTVHSFLAAMLMTPVPATYQTEAVQAKRLYNEMKKQHFLLTSDEDYSYAMLLGKLNNDPAEQASLMRKYYDELNGTGFRSGTELQWLSQVLTIDRCTFEEKRIDRAKQLLKHVHKRVNLKPMHYPLIGFMVILDCNEAQIEELISLANCLAKEDLFKWHKTLAFSFGTGYLLQQYMEQGQAAGVPRKLQVLIRQAILAATIATIAASTTSALS from the coding sequence ATGGACTGGAAAACAGTGAACGCCGAGCTGGTGTGGACCCATGAAAAAGTGACGTCACTTGCAGGCTGGACGGTCGATGCAAAAGTGGTGCTGACGACATCGGCCTATTACGTGCTGGCGCAGCAGGATTTTGATGCGGAAAGTTTTCTTTGTACGATGGATGAGCTGAAAAAGAGAGCCGGCTGGCTGTCCCCGGTGCGGGGGAATTTCCTGCCGATGCTCGCGTCGTTCCTGGATACCGCCGGAATGCCGGCAGAGCAGGCTGTCAGCGGCTTGTTTGAACGGCAGCAGGTGCTGAGGAAAGCTGGATTCAAGAACACGGTCCATTCCTTCCTGGCAGCCATGCTGATGACCCCCGTCCCCGCAACCTACCAAACCGAAGCCGTACAGGCGAAACGGCTGTACAATGAGATGAAGAAACAGCATTTCCTGCTGACGTCGGATGAAGATTACTCTTACGCCATGCTGCTGGGCAAGCTGAACAATGATCCGGCAGAACAGGCTTCATTGATGCGCAAGTATTATGATGAGTTGAACGGAACCGGTTTCAGGTCAGGGACGGAACTGCAATGGCTCTCGCAAGTGCTGACAATCGACCGCTGTACGTTCGAAGAAAAACGGATTGACCGTGCCAAGCAGCTGCTGAAGCATGTACATAAGCGTGTCAATCTGAAACCGATGCATTATCCGCTGATCGGTTTCATGGTCATACTGGATTGCAATGAAGCTCAGATCGAGGAACTTATCAGTCTGGCGAACTGCCTGGCGAAAGAGGACTTGTTCAAATGGCACAAGACATTGGCCTTCTCATTCGGCACAGGGTATCTGCTGCAGCAGTACATGGAGCAGGGCCAAGCTGCCGGGGTTCCAAGAAAACTCCAAGTGCTCATCAGGCAGGCGATCCTGGCTGCCACCATCGCAACTATCGCCGCCTCCACAACTTCCGCCCTCTCATAA
- a CDS encoding C40 family peptidase, which translates to MEQAESMWVCAVPVATIWTSPESVRHPMDEAGTAAPQSMNDWISAMTQDDRFALCKESRVQSQLLYGEPVIVDSIEDGWAKVIAVWQRSVKDERGYPGWVPAAQLKESEPLDDPEGVVRTDVPKCQVWRTDGQPDALVIPFNSILPLLGMRDGWAAVATPHGERLLREQDITAATSIHHFQKQTAAEAAERAVEFLDLPYFWGGMSSYGYDCSGLTYNMFKSCGLYLSRDAGDQAAEGEAVPADTQAAWQRGDLLFFTGEESDRITHVGFYYGDGQMIHATSSKRGAVVLDELKNTAYAERLCAVRRYT; encoded by the coding sequence ATGGAACAAGCAGAATCAATGTGGGTGTGTGCCGTACCTGTAGCGACAATCTGGACATCACCGGAGTCGGTGCGTCACCCGATGGATGAGGCGGGAACCGCTGCGCCGCAGAGCATGAATGACTGGATTTCTGCGATGACCCAGGACGACCGGTTTGCGCTCTGCAAAGAGAGCCGGGTCCAGAGCCAGCTGCTGTATGGGGAGCCGGTAATCGTCGATTCAATCGAAGACGGATGGGCGAAAGTGATTGCGGTCTGGCAGCGTTCCGTGAAAGACGAGCGGGGGTATCCGGGATGGGTGCCTGCCGCCCAGCTGAAAGAGTCGGAACCGCTCGATGATCCGGAAGGCGTTGTCAGAACCGACGTCCCGAAGTGCCAAGTATGGCGCACGGACGGTCAGCCGGATGCACTGGTCATCCCGTTCAATTCAATCTTGCCGCTGCTCGGGATGCGGGACGGCTGGGCGGCCGTTGCAACACCCCATGGTGAGCGGCTGCTGCGGGAACAGGATATAACTGCCGCAACGTCAATCCATCATTTTCAGAAACAAACGGCTGCTGAAGCAGCGGAGCGGGCTGTCGAGTTCCTCGACCTGCCCTACTTCTGGGGAGGCATGTCCTCGTACGGGTATGACTGTTCCGGATTGACATACAATATGTTCAAGTCATGCGGGCTGTATCTCTCGAGGGACGCGGGCGATCAGGCAGCCGAAGGCGAGGCAGTCCCTGCCGATACACAGGCTGCCTGGCAGCGCGGTGATCTGCTGTTCTTCACAGGGGAGGAATCCGACCGTATTACCCATGTCGGCTTCTACTATGGAGACGGGCAGATGATCCATGCCACCTCATCGAAGCGGGGGGCCGTCGTACTTGATGAGCTGAAGAATACGGCGTATGCAGAAAGACTGTGCGCTGTCCGGCGGTATACGTAA
- the trpB gene encoding tryptophan synthase subunit beta, producing the protein MIQTAEGKGRYGRFGGQYVPETLMGALAELEEAHETAIADQDFHKELDGYLKNYVGRETPLYFASRLTEAAGGARIYLKREDLNHTGAHKINNALGQALLAKRMGKRKVVAETGAGQHGVATATACALLGMDCVVFMGEEDIRRQEPNVFRMELLGAKVESVSKGSGTLKDAVNEAMRYWVANVEDTHYILGSALGPHPFPKIVRDFQQVIGRETKRQILEKEHRLPDAVVACIGGGSNAIGMFHPFVEDREVALYGVEAAGGGLSTGKHASAMAEAKEGVLHGAYMYVLQDDDGLIQEAHSISAGLDYPAAGPEHCHLHDIGRVTYTSATDAEALEGLQLLSRTEGIIPALESAHAIHFACGLAGKMNPEQIVVVCLSGRGDKDMQTVREALGGGNR; encoded by the coding sequence ATGATACAGACAGCAGAGGGTAAAGGTAGATATGGACGGTTTGGCGGACAATACGTCCCTGAAACATTGATGGGTGCATTGGCGGAACTCGAAGAAGCGCACGAAACGGCGATCGCAGATCAGGATTTCCATAAAGAGCTGGACGGATACCTGAAAAATTATGTCGGACGGGAGACCCCCCTCTATTTCGCTTCACGTCTGACAGAAGCTGCAGGAGGAGCCAGGATCTATCTTAAACGGGAAGACCTGAACCATACAGGCGCCCATAAGATCAACAACGCACTCGGCCAGGCACTGCTCGCAAAGCGCATGGGCAAGCGGAAAGTCGTTGCGGAAACCGGCGCCGGGCAGCACGGTGTCGCGACAGCGACCGCATGTGCGCTGCTCGGAATGGATTGTGTCGTGTTCATGGGGGAAGAGGATATCCGCCGTCAGGAGCCGAATGTGTTCCGGATGGAGCTTCTCGGTGCCAAGGTGGAATCGGTCAGCAAGGGATCCGGAACACTGAAAGATGCAGTCAATGAAGCGATGCGCTACTGGGTGGCGAATGTGGAAGACACCCATTACATTCTCGGTTCCGCACTCGGTCCTCATCCGTTCCCGAAAATCGTGAGGGATTTCCAGCAGGTGATCGGCCGGGAGACGAAACGGCAGATCCTTGAAAAAGAGCACCGGCTTCCGGATGCGGTTGTCGCCTGCATTGGAGGCGGCAGCAATGCGATTGGCATGTTCCATCCGTTTGTGGAGGACAGGGAAGTCGCACTGTACGGCGTCGAGGCGGCAGGCGGCGGTCTGTCCACAGGCAAACATGCATCCGCGATGGCGGAAGCGAAAGAAGGCGTGCTGCACGGAGCGTATATGTATGTACTGCAAGACGATGACGGACTTATCCAGGAAGCCCATTCCATTTCGGCCGGGCTGGACTACCCGGCAGCAGGACCGGAACACTGCCACCTGCATGATATCGGCAGAGTGACCTACACGTCAGCAACAGATGCAGAAGCACTGGAAGGACTGCAGCTGCTGTCACGCACGGAAGGGATCATCCCGGCGCTCGAAAGTGCGCATGCCATTCATTTCGCATGCGGGCTTGCGGGAAAGATGAACCCGGAACAGATAGTGGTCGTCTGCCTGTCAGGCCGCGGTGACAAGGATATGCAGACCGTACGGGAAGCACTGGGAGGTGGGAACCGATGA
- the ytxJ gene encoding bacillithiol system redox-active protein YtxJ has translation MNELKTIEEWQDALRQSDEHPVFVLKHSSTCPISAAGYEAFRGYVTDLPKYMVVVQTGKDISKQIADDLGVRHESPQAILIKGGKAAWHASHYDIQQENLQMAEQQNT, from the coding sequence ATGAACGAACTGAAGACGATAGAAGAATGGCAGGATGCCCTGCGTCAATCCGATGAGCATCCGGTGTTTGTACTGAAACACAGCAGCACGTGTCCTATCAGTGCAGCGGGCTATGAAGCATTCAGGGGATATGTCACAGATCTCCCGAAATATATGGTCGTCGTCCAGACAGGGAAGGATATTTCAAAACAAATCGCAGATGACCTGGGTGTCAGACATGAATCCCCCCAGGCAATCCTGATCAAAGGCGGGAAAGCCGCCTGGCATGCATCGCATTACGATATCCAGCAGGAAAACCTGCAAATGGCCGAGCAGCAGAATACCTGA
- a CDS encoding SDR family NAD(P)-dependent oxidoreductase yields MELRITGKTAVITGGAKGIGAVTARLFCEQGAQVAIIDFDETAGDALARQLHAEGNDIAFFKADVSDEQQVEQAAAAIVQQFGSVDILINNAGITMDAMTLKMDAEAFRKVLDVNVTGVFNCTKAFLPGMAEAGYGRVISASSIAGTGGNIGQANYAASKAAVVGMTRTWAKEFGPKGITVNAVAPGFIETEMIHTIPEKVVAQLRQLTPAPRLGTTDDVANAYLFLASDEASFINGTVLEVDGGMLK; encoded by the coding sequence ATGGAATTGCGGATTACCGGGAAGACAGCTGTGATCACTGGCGGAGCAAAAGGAATCGGAGCTGTGACAGCCCGCTTGTTCTGCGAGCAGGGGGCACAAGTGGCGATCATCGACTTTGACGAAACGGCAGGGGATGCATTGGCAAGGCAGCTGCATGCGGAAGGGAATGATATTGCATTTTTCAAGGCGGATGTGTCGGATGAACAGCAGGTGGAACAGGCGGCAGCAGCAATCGTCCAACAATTCGGCAGTGTCGATATCCTCATTAACAATGCCGGCATCACGATGGACGCCATGACGCTGAAAATGGACGCTGAAGCCTTCCGAAAAGTGCTCGATGTCAATGTGACCGGCGTCTTCAATTGTACAAAAGCGTTTCTGCCAGGTATGGCGGAAGCCGGATACGGCCGGGTCATCAGTGCATCGTCCATCGCAGGAACGGGCGGCAACATCGGCCAGGCGAACTATGCAGCATCTAAAGCTGCGGTTGTCGGGATGACCCGGACATGGGCCAAGGAGTTCGGTCCGAAGGGCATCACGGTGAATGCGGTCGCTCCGGGGTTCATCGAGACAGAGATGATCCACACGATCCCTGAAAAGGTTGTCGCTCAACTGAGGCAGCTGACGCCTGCACCCCGTCTGGGGACAACCGACGATGTCGCCAACGCCTACTTGTTCCTGGCCTCCGATGAAGCCTCATTCATCAACGGGACAGTTCTGGAAGTGGATGGCGGCATGCTGAAATGA
- a CDS encoding MGMT family protein encodes MNPFTEKAVRTIQSIPEGHVMTYGQVAAAAGNRRGARQVVRILHSMSVSHRLPWHRIINAKGGISAPADAEEKGIRQKRLLLSEGVVFREDGTVDLERYRWFPPDASME; translated from the coding sequence ATGAACCCCTTCACTGAAAAAGCGGTCCGTACGATCCAGTCCATCCCAGAAGGCCATGTCATGACGTACGGACAAGTCGCCGCGGCTGCAGGCAACCGGCGGGGGGCCCGGCAGGTAGTCCGCATCCTGCACTCCATGAGCGTTTCCCACCGGCTGCCCTGGCACCGGATCATCAACGCGAAAGGCGGTATTTCCGCACCGGCGGACGCAGAAGAAAAAGGTATCCGCCAAAAACGGCTGCTGCTTTCGGAAGGGGTCGTTTTCCGGGAAGACGGCACCGTCGATCTGGAGAGATACCGGTGGTTCCCGCCGGACGCCAGCATGGAGTAG
- a CDS encoding S66 peptidase family protein, whose protein sequence is MKLTPKRLQRGDTIGIVSPSSPPNQESLERSYAFLEQLGLKWKLGEHVKDVNGYLAGEDDDRLADIESMFADPEIDGIICAGGGYGSARYADRLDYQLISENPKIFWGFSDITFLHTAIAKYSGLVTFHGPMLASCVGKDTFSELSAKLFRQLFEPMELHYSEDISPLRSMSGGVVSGELTGGNLSLLASGIGTKFEIDTKGKILLIEDVGEEPYRVDNLMNQLRLAGKFADAAGIVIGDFADAEPKKKPSQSLETVLEFYTASLGKPVVSGFKIGHCEPHFAVPLGATARLDADGKTLTILPGVE, encoded by the coding sequence TTGAAACTCACACCGAAACGGCTGCAGCGCGGAGATACGATCGGCATCGTCTCTCCGTCCAGCCCGCCCAATCAGGAAAGCCTGGAGCGCTCGTATGCATTCCTGGAGCAGCTGGGACTGAAGTGGAAACTTGGGGAACACGTCAAGGATGTCAACGGGTACTTGGCCGGGGAAGATGATGACCGGCTGGCAGATATTGAATCAATGTTTGCAGATCCTGAAATCGACGGCATCATCTGTGCCGGCGGCGGATACGGTTCCGCCCGCTACGCCGACAGGCTGGATTACCAGCTGATCTCTGAAAATCCGAAAATCTTCTGGGGTTTCAGTGATATCACGTTTCTCCATACGGCGATCGCCAAGTATTCCGGTCTTGTGACGTTCCATGGTCCTATGCTCGCATCCTGTGTCGGCAAAGATACGTTCAGCGAACTGTCCGCGAAACTGTTCCGGCAGCTGTTCGAGCCGATGGAACTCCATTATTCGGAAGATATCAGTCCGCTCCGTTCAATGTCAGGAGGCGTCGTCTCCGGCGAGCTGACCGGCGGGAACCTATCCCTGCTGGCAAGCGGCATCGGGACAAAGTTCGAAATCGACACGAAGGGCAAGATCCTGCTCATCGAGGATGTCGGGGAAGAGCCGTACCGTGTCGATAACCTCATGAACCAGCTGCGTCTCGCGGGGAAATTCGCAGACGCTGCAGGAATTGTCATCGGGGATTTCGCGGATGCTGAACCGAAGAAGAAACCGTCCCAGTCATTGGAGACCGTATTGGAGTTTTATACAGCATCACTCGGGAAACCGGTCGTCAGCGGATTCAAAATCGGTCACTGTGAACCGCATTTCGCTGTGCCGCTCGGTGCAACAGCCCGCCTGGATGCCGACGGAAAAACGCTGACGATCCTGCCAGGCGTCGAGTGA